A stretch of Henckelia pumila isolate YLH828 chromosome 4, ASM3356847v2, whole genome shotgun sequence DNA encodes these proteins:
- the LOC140862047 gene encoding putative late blight resistance protein homolog R1A-10, which yields MATWAYAALMSLMHTLETILQPSQQLHMNIIQIESLLQKVRSLQEFLEDYSHRDHEEMAAALGSRIADMARAADSIIDYHVLDQILARFNGEEAESSTGFSEYIQNLIEEMEDLFETEVTRIKKATRPLEEARPLIDFSPIGSSRLAPNDHNTLVGSDEKLIEIMDALTGDQSNREIIAIVGMGGIGKTTLAKNVYKNAYTVQYSDIRAWAKVSQKYSARQIILDMLSEIDGREQESDLSEYQLGDRLYKILFDRKYLIVIDDLWSIEAWEKIRAFLPDNSNGSRIIITTRDLNVARQLNSLVSVEMELLDYDQSWMLLRDKVFGKEECPSELEELGKDIAIKCRGIPIAIVTIGGLLAKSSKTREVWEDTMENLNSIISSGDEGNCMEILKLSYKYLPIHLKTCFLYIAVISKYRQSIPNLAWSLIGEGFLKPIRDKSLEEVVNEYITDLIDRNLIFVDEIGIRGKLKIHGMHDFLGDLCLKQAREENFLAVIDERNLGLATARPLDILMQALQKRSTTRVYASRLIVWNLEVDEDQLSPMPFLRLCILKGQKLNSLGYRFIDAIPLFWCLQSLVVFTSPGNRIILPSEIWDLPQLRVLFSNMVFLRDPLSPHDRKDGRDPHHISENLHSLVGVIDFRCGEEVYKRAPNLKTLQVIYAPQSTPERWDADFSLHNLVHFHKLELLRFHSTGPISLNHLSFPLSLKKLTLIGCHLHDMTTVASLPNLEELGIHNCTFEGRMWRLVDEEFLELKKLGIGGI from the exons ATGGCGACGTGGGCTTATGCAGCTCTAATGTCTCTGATGCATACTTTAGAGACGATCTTGCAGCCTTCCCAACAGCTACATATGAACATAATACAGATCGAGTCCCTGCTACAAAAGGTCCGTTCCCTTCAAGAATTTCTTGAAGATTATTCGCACAGAGACCATGAAGAAATGGCTGCAGCATTGGGGAGTCGAATTGCAGACATGGCTCGTGCAGCGGACAGCATCATTGACTACCATGTGTTGGATCAAATTCTAGCACGGTTTAATGGCGAAGAGGCGGAAAGCTCCACTGGCTTCTCTGAATATATCCAGAATCTTATAGAAGAGATGGAGGATTTGTTTGAGACGGAAGTGACGAGGATTAAAAAGGCTACTAGGCCTTTGGAGGAAGCTCGGCCACTGATAGATTTTTCGCCTATTGGTTCATCAAGGTTAGCTCCCAATGACCACAATACTCTGGTGGGTTCTGATGAGAAGTTGATTGAAATAATGGATGCGCTCACGGGAGATCAATCAAATCGCGAAATCATAGCGATTGTTGGAATGGGAGGTATCGGTAAGACGACTCTAGCTAAAAATGTCTACAAAAATGCCTACACTGTGCAATACTCTGATATCCGTGCTTGGGCTAAAGTATCTCAAAAATATAGTGCACGGCAAATTATTTTGGACATGCTGTCAGAAATCGATGGAAGGGAACAAGAGAGTGATCTGAGTGAGTATCAGTTGGGAGATCGACTATACAAAATTTTATTCGACAGAAAGTATTTGATCGTGATTGATGATTTATGGAGTATTGAGGCTTGGGAGAAGATACGTGCGTTCCTTCCCGATAACAGTAATGGAAGTCGGATTATTATAACAACAAGGGACTTAAATGTGGCTAGGCAATTAAACTCTCTTGTGTCTGTTGAAATGGAACTTTTGGACTATGATCAAAGTTGGATGCTGTTGCGAGACAAGGTATTCGGGAAAGAAGAGTGCCCTTCTGAACTCGAAGAATTAGGAAAGGATATCGCGATAAAATGCAGAGGAATTCCAATAGCAATTGTGACGATCGGTGGACTTCTTGCAAAGTCTAGCAAGACACGAGAGGTATGGGAAGACACTATGGAAAATTTGAACTCCATTATTAGCTCAGGGGATGAAGGGAATTGCATGGAGATATTAAAACTGAGTTATAAATATTTGCCGATTCATTTGAAAACATGCTTCCTCTACATAGCTGTTATTTCCAAATATCGCCAATCCATACCTAATCTTGCTTGGTCTTTGATTGGAGAAGGTTTTTTAAAACCAATAAGAGATAAAAGTTTGGAAGAGGTTGTGAATGAGTACATAACAGATCTTATTGACAGGAACCTTATTTTTGTTGACGAAATTGGGATTCGAGGTAAACTAAAAATTCACGGTATGCATGATTTCTTGGGGGACCTATGCTTGAAGCAAGCTCGAGAAGAAAATTTTCTCGCCGTCATAGATGAACGCAACCTCGGCTTAGCAACCGCTAGACCCCTTGACATATtgatgcaagcattacaaaaaCGGTCTACTACCCGCGTGTATGCTTCGCGTCTAATAGTGTGGAATTTGGAAGTGGATGAAGATCAACTTTCGCCTATGCCATTCCTACGGTTATGTATTCTGAAGGGGCAGAAATTGAACTCCTTGGGGTATAGATTTATCGATGCGATACCCCTTTTTTGGTGCCTGCAGAGTTTGGTTGTCTTTACTAGCCCTGGTAATCGAATTATTCTGCCATCAGAAATCTGGGACTTGCCACAACTCAGAGTTCTCTTTTCCAATATGGTTTTTCTACGTGATCCTCTTTCTCCTCATGATCGCAAAGACGGGCGTGATCCTCATCATATTTCGGAAAATCTACACTCTCTCGTTGGTGTTATAGACTTCAGGTGTGGAGAGGAGGTTTATAAAAGAGCTCCCAATCTAAAGACATTACAAGTTATTTATGCTCCTCAATCCACACCAGAGCGATGGGATGCCGACTTCAGCCTTCACAATCTTGTCCACTTTCATAAGCTGGAGTTGCTAAGGTTCCATTCGACGGGTCCAATATCTCTGAATCACCTCAGCTTCCCACTCTCTCTCAAAAAGTTAACTTTAATTGGCTGCCATTTACATGATATGACGACTGTGGCTTCTTTGCCTAATCTCGAGGAGCTTGGGATACATAACTGCACGTTTGAAGGCCGGATGTGGCGTCTAGTAGAcgaggagtttcttgaattgaaGAAGCTGGGAATTGGTGGGA TTTAA
- the LOC140865096 gene encoding shikimate O-hydroxycinnamoyltransferase-like, whose protein sequence is MKIDVKNSTLVAPAAATPNVSLWIANVDVVAASYHVAIVYFYRPTAAEDFFDATVLKDALGRALVAFYPLAGRLKRDEHGRMEIDCNAEGVLFVEAECDGVVDDFGDFAPTMELRRLIPAVDYSQGISSYPLLVLQVTYFKCGGVCLGVGIQHNVSDGVSCLHFINTWSDVSRGLDITLPPFVDRTVLRARDPPQPKFEHIEYQPPPSMKLITSKLDESPEIAVSIFKLTRDQLNALKSNSKEEGNTITYSSYEILAGHIWRCTCKARGLPQDQVTRLHIGTDGRSRLHPSLPPGYFGNVIFSATPIAVSGDLETKPISYSASKVHNAIARMDDEYLRSAIDYLEMQPDLKAAARGPKTFNCPNLGITSWSRLPVYDADFGWGRPVFMGPGGIQFEGLSIILPSRTNDGSLSVAISLQAEHMKVFEKLLYDICVGNHRVTGTIRAKI, encoded by the exons ATGAAAATCGACGTGAAGAATTCGACGTTGGTTGCTCCGGCGGCGGCGACGCCGAACGTCAGCCTTTGGATCGCCAATGTTGATGTGGTGGCGGCCAGCTACCATGTAGCCATTGTCTACTTTTACCGTCCCACAGCGGCGGAAGACTTTTTCGATGCGACGGTGCTCAAGGATGCGCTTGGCCGCGCACTGGTGGCGTTCTACCCCCTTGCGGGGAGGCTGAAGAGGGATGAACATGGCCGGATGGAGATCGACTGTAACGCCGAGGGAGTGCTTTTCGTGGAGGCGGAGTGCGACGGTGTGGTGGATGATTTCGGCGACTTTGCTCCGACGATGGAGCTCCGCCGCCTCATCCCGGCGGTGGATTATTCTCAGGGGATCTCAAGTTACCCACTATTGGTGCTACAG GTGACTTATTTCAAATGTGGTGGAGTTTGCTTAGGCGTTGGGATACAACATAATGTGTCGGATGGAGTTTCTTGTCTCCATTTCATCAACACCTGGTCGGACGTATCTCGTGGCCTTGATATTACACTCCCCCCTTTCGTGGATAGGACCGTACTCCGTGCCCGCGATCCGCCCCAACCCAAATTCGAGCACATCGAGTATCAGCCCCCTCCATCCATGAAACTGATCACAAGCAAACTGGACGAATCCCCGGAGATAGCTGTTTCCATTTTCAAGCTAACCCGTGATCAGCTCAACGCCCTCAAGTCCAATTCGAAAGAGGAAGGGAACACAATTACTTATAGCTCGTATGAAATTCTGGCAGGCCATATTTGGCGATGTACATGTAAGGCTCGGGGGCTTCCTCAAGATCAAGTAACAAGACTGCACATTGGAACGGATGGGCGATCAAGGCTCCATCCCTCGCTTCCACCAGGCTACTTTGGCAATGTGATCTTCTCAGCCACTCCGATAGCCGTATCTGGCGATTTGGAAACGAAGcccatctcatattctgcaagcAAAGTTCATAATGCGATAGCTCGGATGGACGACGAGTATCTGAGGTCCGCAATTGATTATCTGGAAATGCAGCCTGATCTGAAGGCAGCCGCTCGGGGGCCAAAAACTTTCAACTGTCCCAATCTTGGGATCACCAGTTGGTCCCGACTGCCCGTCTACGATGCAGATTTCGGATGGGGCAGGCCGGTCTTCATGGGACCAGGTGGGATTCAGTTTGAAGGTTTAAGCATCATCTTGCCAAGCCGAACAAACGATGGGAGCTTATCGGTGGCCATCTCTTTACAAGCTGAGCATATGAAGGTTTTCGAGAAGCTCCTGTATGACATCTGTGTTGGAAATCATCGAGTCACCGGAACAATTCGGGCAAAAATATGA